The nucleotide sequence CTCTCCGAGAGCTCGTGCATCCGCTTCTTCTGCTCCGGGCTGAACTTTGTCCGGAACCTCTTCCTTGGCAACACCGCCGCCGCCTGCGGCGCCGCCGCTGGCCTCCCCGGAGAGGGCGCCCCAGGGAGCCCGGAGCTGAGGGCGAGCAGCATGTGGGGGGCGGGGGAGAAGTAAGGCGGGGGAGAGGCGGAGCTCCGGCGGCGCCGATGGTAATCCGCGTTGCCGTTCTCCTCATCATCCCGGCCGTCGTTGTCCTCATCGCGGCTGCCGGCCATGTCGTCCTCGCCCTCCTGGCGGCCGGCGCCGTCGTCGAagtggtggtggaggaggaggggctccgGCAGGCGGCGGTGGAAGTTGCGGTGGCAGCCACAGGCGGCGCACTTGAGGGAGGTGGGGTCGGCCGGGTTAGCGGCCTGCGAGGGCATGAACTCCCCGCAACCGTCGAGGGCGTGGCCGCCGAGGCTGGCGGCGTGGTTCTTGAGGCATTCCCGGTACAGAAAGTCCGCCGCGTCGGCGGCCTCCGCCAGCGACGACAGCCCGCGGTGGTGGCGCTTCAGAGAGCCGTTGGGGAAGGAGAAGGGCTTGGACTTGGCGTCCGGGTCTAAGATTTTTGTGGCGGGGTCCATTCTTTAGAGGGCCAGGGGAAGCGCTCTTAGGTTAAGGGTTTTGAGTTAGATTGAACCATAGAGAGAAGAGCAGTGGAGGGAGAGAgggctagaaaaaaaaaaagaagaggtggGCAGGTGAACAGGAGTGATGTTGGAGATAATAAGAGGGGGATAaaaattagagagagagagggtggggATTGGAATGACGGAATGATAAAAGCGAA is from Phoenix dactylifera cultivar Barhee BC4 chromosome 6, palm_55x_up_171113_PBpolish2nd_filt_p, whole genome shotgun sequence and encodes:
- the LOC120110999 gene encoding zinc-finger homeodomain protein 9-like, with protein sequence MDPATKILDPDAKSKPFSFPNGSLKRHHRGLSSLAEAADAADFLYRECLKNHAASLGGHALDGCGEFMPSQAANPADPTSLKCAACGCHRNFHRRLPEPLLLHHHFDDGAGRQEGEDDMAGSRDEDNDGRDDEENGNADYHRRRRSSASPPPYFSPAPHMLLALSSGLPGAPSPGRPAAAPQAAAVLPRKRFRTKFSPEQKKRMHELSERLGWRMQKRDEGLVEERCKEIGVGKGVFKVWMHNNKHTFLGSARRGQAEIRNGSGGGGGDGGGGGGDSGGIEAAGNGSAGSGGAGNDQVVNGSPPPSP